The following proteins come from a genomic window of Leptospira andrefontaineae:
- a CDS encoding hydroxyacylglutathione hydrolase family protein, translating to MLEILRIYTDSPLRNFTYLVREPNSQKTLSIDPYDPDQISQVLEKKSWDLDYILNTHEHNDHTCGNDGLVSKYKAKVLAHPAGFGKIPHASHSLEDGEKILESPDGNSYLKVMYTPGHTFAHVCLLQIENGSPYAVFTGDTIFNSGVGNCTRGGDPKTLYRTVLKEFQNLPGNVRLYPGHDYLKNNLKFSLSIDPKNEAASKALLKAEGMKEDQEFWTTNFSEERTFNPFFLVFDPKENLVSGIRNKMQNQSLASDPETLFIALRSLRDKW from the coding sequence ATGCTGGAAATCCTTAGGATCTACACGGACAGCCCTCTTCGAAATTTTACGTACTTAGTCAGAGAACCGAATTCCCAAAAAACACTTTCTATTGATCCGTATGATCCGGACCAGATCTCCCAAGTTTTGGAGAAGAAGTCCTGGGACCTGGACTATATTCTAAATACTCACGAACATAATGATCATACCTGCGGAAACGATGGTCTTGTTTCCAAATATAAAGCCAAGGTTCTGGCCCATCCTGCAGGATTCGGAAAAATTCCTCATGCCTCTCATTCTCTAGAAGATGGAGAAAAAATTTTAGAAAGTCCGGACGGAAATTCCTATCTTAAAGTAATGTATACACCTGGTCATACATTCGCACATGTTTGCCTTTTGCAGATAGAAAATGGCTCTCCTTATGCAGTGTTCACTGGAGACACCATCTTTAATTCAGGTGTGGGAAATTGCACCCGAGGTGGAGATCCTAAAACTCTGTATCGGACCGTTCTGAAAGAATTCCAAAATCTTCCTGGAAACGTTAGATTATACCCTGGACATGATTATCTCAAAAACAATCTGAAATTCAGTCTTTCTATAGATCCTAAAAATGAAGCTGCTTCCAAAGCGTTATTGAAGGCAGAAGGTATGAAGGAAGACCAAGAATTTTGGACCACAAACTTCTCGGAAGAAAGGACATTCAATCCATTCTTCCTGGTATTTGACCCAAAAGAAAATCTAGTTTCCGGCATTCGAAACAAAATGCAAAATCAGTCCTTGGCTTCGGATCCAGAAACCTTGTTTATAGCTCTAAGATCCCTTCGAGATAAATGGTAG
- a CDS encoding STAS domain-containing protein translates to MEGFQTDVSLEEGSCIVKIQGNVSLKNAFALKELIIRQFDEGHKDIILDFEGDVYLDSSGIGAIFNTQKYVTERHGHLKLRNLSRDVMTILRIANLDKHLDIIQ, encoded by the coding sequence TTGGAAGGTTTTCAAACAGACGTATCCCTAGAAGAAGGGTCTTGTATAGTCAAGATCCAAGGGAATGTAAGCCTAAAGAACGCATTTGCGTTAAAAGAACTCATCATTCGCCAGTTTGACGAGGGGCATAAAGATATCATCCTAGACTTCGAAGGGGATGTATATTTAGATTCTTCCGGGATCGGTGCCATTTTCAATACCCAAAAGTACGTCACAGAAAGACATGGTCATCTGAAACTCAGAAACCTAAGTAGAGACGTGATGACTATTTTAAGGATCGCGAATCTAGACAAACATCTGGACATTATCCAATAA
- a CDS encoding MBL fold metallo-hydrolase, with protein MRIKFWGVRGSISSPVQGDLIRSKILRILSLASPSDLQSPEAIEDFLDSLALSNWSTYGGNTTCIEIRDKEDKLVIIDGGTGLRELGNSILHEGYASGKGKAVWIFTHTHWDHIQGIPFFVPLYTPGNKFEFVSSVENLEERLRYQHTFTHFPVPFDGFQAEKIFRHVPEGRAFRVTDSITSISKAVRHPGGSFSYRFEEDGKALIFASDAEFNLDEMENIEDYLNYFRGADVLVFDTQYTFEESLQKIDWGHSTASMATDIALRANVKKLVMFHHDPSYDDEKLDAVYLRAIKYKEMFDPDNQLEIIMAREGLEIQI; from the coding sequence ATGCGGATCAAATTCTGGGGAGTGCGGGGCTCCATTTCTTCCCCCGTTCAGGGCGACCTGATTCGATCTAAAATTCTTAGGATACTAAGCTTGGCATCTCCTTCCGACCTCCAAAGTCCGGAGGCGATCGAGGATTTTTTAGACTCCTTGGCACTATCCAACTGGAGCACCTACGGTGGAAATACGACCTGTATAGAGATCCGAGATAAAGAAGATAAACTTGTTATCATAGACGGTGGTACAGGACTCAGAGAACTGGGGAACTCGATTTTACACGAAGGTTATGCTTCTGGAAAAGGAAAGGCCGTTTGGATATTCACCCATACCCATTGGGACCATATCCAAGGGATCCCGTTCTTCGTTCCTTTGTATACTCCGGGCAATAAATTCGAATTTGTAAGTTCTGTTGAAAATCTAGAAGAAAGATTAAGATACCAGCATACCTTCACTCATTTCCCAGTTCCCTTTGATGGTTTCCAAGCGGAGAAAATTTTCCGTCATGTTCCGGAAGGTAGGGCATTCAGAGTTACGGATTCTATAACTTCGATTTCAAAAGCAGTCCGCCATCCAGGTGGAAGTTTTTCCTATAGGTTTGAAGAAGATGGTAAGGCTCTTATCTTTGCTTCAGATGCGGAATTCAATTTGGATGAAATGGAGAATATAGAAGACTATCTGAACTATTTTAGAGGAGCTGATGTTCTAGTATTCGATACACAATATACTTTCGAAGAGTCCTTACAAAAAATCGATTGGGGGCATAGTACTGCTTCCATGGCGACGGACATTGCTCTAAGAGCAAATGTTAAAAAATTAGTAATGTTTCACCATGATCCTTCTTATGATGACGAAAAATTGGATGCAGTTTATCTGCGTGCGATTAAATACAAAGAAATGTTTGATCCGGACAACCAATTAGAGATCATCATGGCAAGAGAAGGTCTGGAAATCCAAATTTAA
- the glpK gene encoding glycerol kinase GlpK, whose translation MSEYIIGIDAGTTGIRTFCFSKSGTVISSAYSEFKQHFPKPGWVEHDPEEIWAKTEKLILKAIRNGKLKPEKAVAIGITNQRETTVLFDKDTGAPVYNAIVWQCRRTSDFCSGLKKEGLEPIFRRKTGLVVDAYFSGTKIRWILDNVKGVRAKAEKGKVLFGTIDTYLLYRLTAGKSHKTDHTNASRTLIFNIEKKEWDKELLKILQIPEAILPETHNSSSLFGRTEGVKGLPDGIPISSLVGDQQGALFGQLCTEPGEAKNTYGTGCFLLFNTGNKLQISKNNLITTLACGPEGKTVYCLEGSIFIGGAVIQYLRDNLRFFKESKLSEKMASSVTKDDEVVFVPAFSGLGAPYWDMNARGAILGLTRDTTQEQITRAALKSIALQSYELVEAMENDTGSKLKVLKVDGGATANNWLMQYQADILGKKIVRPSNLDTTVLGAAYLAGLERGFYSSVNDLKKNQKTNKEFSPKLSSSLREKEIRVWKNSVKRILTSES comes from the coding sequence ATGAGTGAATACATCATCGGAATAGATGCCGGCACCACAGGTATACGTACTTTTTGTTTTAGTAAATCCGGGACAGTGATCTCAAGCGCATATTCCGAATTTAAACAACATTTTCCTAAACCAGGTTGGGTAGAACATGATCCTGAAGAGATCTGGGCAAAAACTGAAAAGCTTATCTTAAAAGCGATCCGCAATGGAAAGTTAAAACCTGAAAAAGCGGTAGCAATAGGGATCACCAACCAAAGAGAAACCACAGTATTATTCGATAAAGATACAGGCGCTCCTGTTTATAATGCGATCGTATGGCAATGCCGTAGGACCTCCGACTTCTGTTCCGGATTAAAGAAAGAAGGTTTAGAACCAATATTCAGAAGAAAAACCGGCCTAGTAGTTGATGCTTATTTTAGCGGTACCAAGATCAGATGGATCTTGGACAATGTTAAAGGTGTTAGAGCAAAAGCAGAAAAAGGTAAGGTTCTTTTTGGGACTATAGATACATATCTTCTATATCGTTTGACTGCTGGAAAATCACATAAAACGGACCATACAAACGCGAGTAGAACTCTTATCTTTAATATAGAAAAGAAAGAATGGGATAAGGAACTATTAAAGATATTACAAATACCGGAAGCAATCCTTCCTGAAACTCATAACTCCAGTAGCCTATTCGGACGAACAGAAGGAGTGAAGGGGCTACCGGATGGGATCCCGATCTCCTCTTTAGTGGGAGACCAACAGGGAGCTCTTTTCGGACAATTATGTACCGAACCTGGAGAGGCAAAAAACACATACGGAACCGGATGTTTCTTATTATTCAATACTGGAAATAAATTACAAATTTCTAAAAATAATCTGATCACAACTCTTGCCTGCGGACCGGAAGGAAAAACAGTCTATTGCCTGGAAGGTTCTATCTTCATAGGTGGAGCAGTAATCCAGTACCTCAGAGATAATCTCAGATTCTTTAAGGAATCTAAACTTTCCGAAAAGATGGCTTCTTCCGTAACCAAGGACGATGAGGTAGTATTCGTTCCTGCATTTTCAGGATTAGGTGCGCCTTATTGGGATATGAATGCAAGGGGAGCTATCTTAGGGCTAACCAGAGATACTACCCAAGAGCAGATTACCAGAGCAGCATTAAAATCAATCGCATTACAATCTTATGAACTAGTAGAAGCTATGGAGAATGATACTGGCTCCAAGCTGAAAGTCCTAAAAGTGGATGGGGGAGCTACCGCTAATAATTGGCTTATGCAATACCAGGCAGATATTCTAGGGAAAAAGATCGTGAGACCTTCTAACTTAGATACAACTGTTTTGGGGGCGGCATACCTTGCAGGATTGGAAAGAGGTTTTTATTCTTCCGTAAACGATCTGAAGAAGAACCAGAAAACTAATAAGGAGTTTTCTCCTAAACTAAGTTCCAGCTTAAGAGAAAAAGAGATCCGAGTCTGGAAGAATTCAGTAAAAAGGATTCTTACTTCCGAATCCTAA
- a CDS encoding dihydrolipoyl dehydrogenase, whose amino-acid sequence MKKYDILVIGSGGGTKLVTPPSKLGYKVAILEKDRLGGTCLNRGCIPSKMLIHPAEILAQAKDASKFQLGIPGPFTVDFKTLVDRVSATVDADSDSIIPAYEKNPNIDFYPHEGRFVENKIVKVNDELLTADRIFIAAGCRPSIPDIPGLAGTPYMTSREALRRTELPKRLLVIGGGYIGLELGFAYSAFGSKTTFIVRNRMISHEDKDIIDGFEKAFSKREDVRLGTEVKKVEYKDGIFRLECKNSKETYILEGDALLVATGIKPNTDWLDLQHTSIQTDEKGYIKTNEYFETTADGVYALGDIIGRYFFRHSVNFEGEFLFNSLYVDKHRTPVEYPPVPHSVFTHPQVAAVGKTEQQLKEEGTEYISVLHPYSGSATGMARLSEDQFVKILVSPKTRKVLGAHILGEEASNLIHLFILLMTMGGTLDDLLKMIYVHPALPEIARNAARKAREILSSS is encoded by the coding sequence ATGAAAAAGTATGATATTCTCGTAATAGGCTCCGGAGGAGGAACTAAACTAGTCACACCTCCTTCTAAACTTGGTTATAAGGTAGCGATTTTAGAAAAAGATCGTTTGGGAGGGACCTGTTTGAATAGGGGTTGTATCCCTTCCAAGATGCTCATCCATCCTGCGGAAATTTTAGCCCAGGCAAAAGACGCTTCTAAATTTCAATTGGGAATCCCTGGGCCATTCACAGTGGATTTTAAAACTTTGGTGGATAGAGTTTCAGCCACAGTAGATGCGGACTCTGATAGTATTATCCCGGCTTACGAAAAAAACCCGAATATAGATTTTTATCCTCATGAAGGCAGATTCGTAGAGAATAAGATAGTAAAAGTAAACGATGAACTACTCACTGCGGATCGTATCTTTATTGCTGCAGGATGTAGACCTTCTATCCCAGATATTCCTGGTCTTGCAGGAACTCCTTATATGACTAGCAGAGAAGCGCTCAGAAGAACTGAACTTCCTAAAAGGCTTTTGGTAATCGGAGGAGGTTATATCGGTTTGGAACTTGGATTTGCTTATTCTGCATTCGGTTCTAAAACCACTTTTATCGTTCGTAATAGAATGATCTCACATGAAGATAAAGATATTATAGATGGTTTCGAAAAGGCTTTTTCAAAAAGAGAAGATGTTCGTTTAGGAACAGAAGTGAAGAAGGTAGAGTATAAGGATGGAATTTTCCGTTTAGAGTGTAAAAATTCTAAGGAAACTTATATATTAGAAGGAGATGCCTTGCTCGTAGCCACTGGCATCAAACCGAATACAGATTGGTTGGACCTCCAACATACGAGCATCCAAACGGATGAAAAAGGTTATATCAAAACGAACGAATACTTCGAAACAACTGCGGACGGTGTATATGCTTTGGGAGATATTATTGGAAGGTATTTCTTCAGACATTCGGTAAACTTTGAGGGGGAATTTCTATTTAACTCCTTATATGTAGACAAACATAGGACACCGGTCGAATATCCTCCAGTTCCCCATTCCGTATTCACACATCCTCAAGTAGCAGCTGTGGGCAAAACAGAACAACAATTGAAGGAAGAAGGGACCGAGTATATCTCCGTACTTCATCCATATTCCGGAAGTGCCACAGGAATGGCTAGACTATCCGAAGACCAATTCGTCAAAATATTAGTAAGTCCTAAAACTAGAAAAGTCCTAGGGGCTCATATACTGGGTGAAGAAGCTTCCAACCTGATCCATCTTTTTATACTCTTGATGACCATGGGTGGGACTCTAGATGACTTGCTAAAGATGATTTATGTTCATCCCGCTTTGCCTGAAATCGCGAGAAACGCTGCCAGGAAAGCAAGAGAAATCTTAAGCTCTTCCTAA
- a CDS encoding MBOAT family O-acyltransferase, which produces MLFNSLPYLALFSLTFLLYWSLPQKGRKPLLLVSSLLFYFYSGAAFSIHFLLVIAVNFFFSLKLWENKREGKSTSKLLIGIIVLNFINLAFFKYFYFFLDSLDFFTGSLQFSEFGKGIHIPLPLAISFYTFQLIALQVDIHRDHVPERISSLDYFLFILFFPQLIAGPIMRTTDFLPKLDKPAIDFNRVQWGIFLILSGLFKKVVIADNISGIISGIYQHPGEYNFLSLYITTLGFICQVYCDFSGYTDMARGSAYLLGYEIPENFRGPFLSPSFREFWGRWHVTLSTWLRDYLYIPLGGSRGGFWRTQANSMITMTLGGLWHGANFGYVLWGAYLGLILGVERFFSPGDPKKEQEPRGWKRFWKIALIVHLFAISGIFFRTAAAGKNSLSLAWEYFTGFLNIVGGKALVRWEELAAFILFTFLWNAVQYYPSIREKIQIRFRWLLPSFSIIILLLMGIFGDGGGEFIYFQF; this is translated from the coding sequence ATGCTTTTTAATTCCCTACCCTATCTAGCTTTATTTTCGCTTACTTTCTTATTGTATTGGAGCCTTCCTCAAAAAGGAAGAAAACCTTTACTTTTAGTTTCTTCTCTTCTTTTCTATTTTTATTCTGGCGCTGCGTTCTCTATTCACTTCTTACTCGTGATTGCAGTGAACTTCTTCTTTTCTCTTAAACTTTGGGAGAATAAAAGAGAAGGTAAATCCACTTCTAAACTTCTAATTGGGATTATAGTTCTCAATTTTATTAACCTAGCATTTTTTAAATATTTCTATTTTTTCCTGGATTCACTGGACTTCTTCACAGGTTCTTTGCAATTTTCCGAATTCGGAAAAGGGATCCATATTCCATTACCACTTGCCATCAGCTTTTATACATTCCAGCTGATCGCTTTGCAGGTGGATATTCATAGGGACCATGTTCCGGAAAGGATCTCTTCCTTAGATTATTTCTTATTCATTCTATTCTTCCCTCAATTGATCGCAGGACCGATCATGAGAACGACTGACTTCCTTCCTAAACTGGATAAACCTGCAATTGATTTCAATCGAGTTCAATGGGGAATTTTTCTAATTCTTTCCGGTTTATTTAAGAAGGTAGTGATCGCAGACAATATTTCCGGGATCATCTCTGGGATTTATCAGCATCCAGGGGAATATAATTTTCTCAGTTTATATATAACAACATTGGGATTTATCTGCCAGGTCTATTGTGATTTCAGCGGATATACTGATATGGCAAGAGGTTCTGCGTATCTACTTGGTTATGAGATCCCGGAGAACTTCAGAGGACCTTTCCTTTCTCCAAGTTTCAGAGAGTTCTGGGGACGTTGGCATGTTACCTTATCCACTTGGCTTAGAGACTATCTATATATTCCTTTAGGTGGAAGCAGAGGTGGATTCTGGAGAACCCAAGCAAATTCAATGATCACAATGACCTTAGGTGGCCTATGGCATGGAGCAAACTTCGGTTATGTGCTTTGGGGAGCTTATTTAGGTTTGATCTTGGGAGTAGAGAGATTCTTCTCACCTGGTGATCCTAAAAAAGAACAGGAACCAAGAGGCTGGAAACGTTTCTGGAAAATAGCACTTATCGTTCATTTATTTGCTATCTCAGGTATCTTCTTCAGAACCGCTGCTGCGGGTAAAAATTCACTTAGTTTGGCTTGGGAATATTTTACAGGTTTCTTAAATATAGTCGGTGGCAAGGCACTTGTGCGCTGGGAAGAGTTGGCTGCATTCATTCTATTTACCTTTCTGTGGAATGCGGTTCAATATTACCCAAGCATCCGAGAAAAGATTCAAATCCGATTCCGCTGGTTATTGCCTTCCTTCTCCATCATCATACTTTTATTAATGGGTATATTCGGGGACGGAGGCGGAGAATTTATATACTTCCAATTTTAA
- a CDS encoding PP2C family protein-serine/threonine phosphatase — protein MRSSTTIKQYMKDAWPVLIVLNLSILGTLGIGLKFYTPPVRVPIVLLLVCCFTLFINFSAFVLFLTEKVLPREQEFGKIIKRFRRGDSRMQNYVLPLDYVDENYEIRGRCITYNPIGGDFYNFLKDKDGNYWMGIGDTSGHGYVAGLFSLMIMNQMSHLVHKFETPHEIIDQMLEHLEERTNTYPHIHRSLYATFLLMRADNKGNFLHSGIHPSLVLYKSKEDKTYVVSTDGKFLSTVMNSPLKKPKHSQSFKMDKDDILFCFTDGLFEQKNRSIGGYYGENLYKFLETAPKKNIRKLMDDLFSDVVKHTGGRIQDDMSLIVIRKF, from the coding sequence ATGAGAAGTTCCACTACGATCAAACAGTATATGAAAGATGCCTGGCCGGTTTTGATCGTGCTAAATCTTTCCATTCTAGGAACTTTAGGAATAGGACTTAAATTTTATACTCCCCCTGTTAGAGTTCCGATCGTTCTACTTTTAGTATGTTGTTTTACTTTATTTATTAATTTTTCTGCATTCGTTTTGTTTTTAACTGAGAAGGTCCTACCCCGGGAACAAGAGTTTGGTAAAATAATCAAACGTTTCCGCAGAGGAGATAGTAGAATGCAAAACTACGTTCTTCCTCTGGACTATGTAGATGAAAATTATGAGATCCGTGGAAGATGTATTACCTATAATCCGATCGGCGGAGACTTCTATAATTTTCTAAAAGACAAAGATGGAAATTATTGGATGGGGATCGGAGACACTTCTGGTCATGGGTATGTGGCAGGATTATTCAGTCTTATGATCATGAACCAAATGAGTCATCTGGTCCATAAATTTGAAACTCCTCATGAGATCATAGACCAGATGTTGGAACATTTGGAAGAAAGAACCAACACTTATCCTCATATCCACAGAAGTCTGTATGCTACTTTTCTTTTGATGAGAGCGGACAATAAGGGCAATTTTTTACACTCAGGAATTCATCCAAGCCTTGTTTTATACAAAAGTAAAGAAGACAAAACTTACGTTGTAAGCACCGACGGAAAATTCCTTTCCACAGTGATGAATTCGCCCCTTAAAAAACCAAAACATTCTCAAAGTTTCAAAATGGATAAGGACGATATTCTATTCTGTTTTACGGATGGTCTATTCGAACAAAAGAACAGAAGTATTGGCGGATACTACGGCGAAAATTTATATAAATTTCTGGAAACCGCTCCTAAAAAGAATATCAGAAAACTAATGGATGATCTATTTTCTGACGTCGTGAAACATACAGGCGGAAGAATACAAGACGATATGAGTCTTATAGTGATCAGAAAATTTTAA